CATCTGGGAGGGTCCTACTCTtgtgtagcctggagagaaagAATGATTGTTGTCTGCGGCAGGGATCAGGTCAACATTACCAGCATCTGGCCTTGGCTTCCGGGGAAGTTGGTgtagccggtttggtgtagtggttagaagtgcagacttctaatctggcatgtcaggttcgattctgcgctcccccacatgcagccagctgggtgaccttgggctcgccacggcactgagaaagctgttctgaccaagcagtgatatcagggctgtttcagcttcacccacctcacagggtgtctgttgtggggagaggaaagggaaggcgactgtaagtcgcttttgcctccttcgggtagggaaaagtggcatataagaaccaactcttcttcttcttcttcttcttcatagcttGGGGTAGAGATCTGCAAAAGCTTGTTGGTGCTCAGCAGTTAGCAGAACCCCAATCAAAAAGGCCTTTGCGGACAGCACAAGCCCATCCCTTCTGTggccctgattttttttcttccattgcttTGCTGCCCCTCTGCCCACAGACAGCCCCGctcatgtgccccccccctccctgttttaaagcctGGAAGTCTTCGTAAAAGGCAATGCTCCTAAAACTGTCTGTCTTTCCCTTTCTCAGGAGTTTGCAAGTGTACGAAGACACGGGCTTCACCCACAGCGAGCTGCTgcagaagcagcaggaagaggaaggcggGGGCCCATTGGGGGGACCCTTGAAGTATCCCAACCCATGCATCTTATGGCTGTATGCAGAACAGGCAGGTAAAAATGATCAAGGAGTGAAAGTGGCTTCCCTagcccccagtcctcctcctcaGCGTCTCCACTATCTTCATAAATTCCCCACCCACTCAAAAACACATCCCTCTCCTAAccatggtagaatcatagaatcatagagttggaaagggccatacaggccatctagtccaaccccctgctcaacgcaggatcagcccaaagtgttGGTGCTGGAGTACTTTTGTTTTCTTCTAATAATGATGAAgatgataatgataattttatttttatagcccaccctttccagctggctcagggcgggtaacagcaAGAAGCATGCAAGTAATTAACTGACAAggataaacagtttttaaaaatgcaaatacatattagttaaattataatattaaacCATTTCCTTCAAAACCTGACAAAGTGGGAATTAATTTCTGTTGGATGGGTTGGTATTTTGTGGGTGCAGCATTGCTGTTTTGTGAGTCAGGAAGGCCGGCATTCCCGCAGTGTTGATTTCCCGGTCTCAGCCACAGAGCTCTGATTtgtaggccctctggaactgttgaagGCCCTGGAGGGTTCTAATCTCACCAGGGAGAGCAtttcaccagactggggccaggactgaagaggcCCTGGTCTTGGCAGTCCAGCCTAGCTTGAGCTCCCCAGAGCTTGGAGGCTAAGCATGATCAGTgggggttagtacttggatgggagaccaccaagaaagatggtaagccacctctgaatgtagcttgccttggaagccctctGGGGAGATTGCAACTTGATAACAGACTGGAGAACCACAGATGTCATGCAGGGATTAAAAGAGAACTCCAGGAGGCTGCTCTGTCTGTTCTTTGTGGAGGGTTCTGTCGGCTGCACGTGAGGCCTGGCCTGCTTTGAGGCCTCAGGAGCTTCAGGGCCCTGCCTCCCCCTGGCACAAGCATAACAGTATTCCGTGTTTTCTCTGAGCGCCTGTCTGCACCTTTCTGGCCACCTTCTCAACCTTCTCTGGCTTCCCTCAGTGCTGGAGGAGAGACTGGATGCTCGTGTGGATGCCATGCTTGCGGCTGGGCTGCTGGAGGAACTGCGAGACTTCCACCGGCAATACAATGAGGAGAAGGTAGCTGGAAGCTGGTGAGTgaccctccctccgtccctcccccaTGGCCTAGCTTAGGGAGCCTTCCTGCAGATAGGAGTGCAGGTGTGAGACTTTGGAAAGCAGAGAGGCTCCCTGTTGGATGGAGACTCCCTGCACAAGAGAGACTCAATGGGgagggagctgtggctcagtgggaagtgcctctgctttgcgtgcaggtggtcccgggttcaatccccggctgctccagttgaaaaggaccaggctgtaggtgatgtgaaagacctccgtctgagaccctggagagccactgctagtctgagtagacaaaactcGCCGTAATGGGCCAAGGGTCCATCcgtgatgggccaagggtccaTCTAGGCAGGCATTCCCTATTGCCTTTTCCAGTCTTAGGACTGTGCTTCTCACTCCTTTCCCTCTACTGTGTAGAAGTTAAGCTTTCCCTggcaccgggggtgggggtgggggggagctgtgAGCGGCTTCACTCACTTCGTTTTTGTGTCTCGGAGGATGCTGCCGCAGGAGCAGGGACGGAAAATGAGGACACCcttgtctctcccctcccaaaccttCCCTTCCAGCACAGTCAGTCCAGTGGAAGCTGTCAGAGCAAGCATCTGAGACCTGGAAACATGgctgtagcggggggggggggggacacataaaATACGGGGACAGCAGAGTGGGCCAAGTTGCTCCCTGCCAATGCACCTTTTCCTTCTTTACTGCTAGATCACTCCTGAAATGCGCCCCCTGTTGGTGTGGCATTATGCCTGTAGCCACGGGAAAGGATGAAAGTCGATCGATCCACAAATATCCCAAGACCAAAGAATGATCAACTGCAGGCGTTTCAATGTCTCATTTGTCCAACAGACCCAGGTAAAGCCAAAAGGGGTTCTGGATGCCCAATATCCCAGTTTCATATCACAGTCCTTCTTCAGTGGCTTGTGCCTCTGGCCTTATATCCCAAAGAATTCCAAGTCTCCTTTGTAGAGATTCTCTCAAAATGCTCATAGCATTCAAAGGCTTTAGGCTCAGTCGATAAGGGGAGGATCCCCTGGTAGATTTCTTAGTGACAAATGAGACACGGAGAATTTTTCACACTAAGTAAGACTGTATTGACACGCCTCCATTCGATCATTCTGTACTATTATGCCTGGCTGGTCTGGTGGCTCTGTGGATGGGGATGTTTTTGCACACTCCCCCAGTGTCTTGATcaacctgctttggaactcttcttctccttcctcagcCAGGATTACCAGCATGGCATATTCCAGTCCATCGGTTTCAAGGAATTTCACAAATTCCTGATCACGGAGGGCAAGTGCCCGGAGGAGCAGAGCAAGAAGCTGTTAAACCAAGGCAAGAGctggcttggggggggaggggtgagcagGTAAGGGCAGCTCTCGGTGTTTTTATTTCATAGCCAGGGAGGAAATGAGCACAAAATCTCCCAGAACTTTCACAGAAGCCACGGGATCTTTTGAGGGAGGCCCTGCTAACCCAACGAGGGTAAATCTGCAGGCTGAATTCTGCTTACGCAGTATCTCTTGGCCACTAGACCTCTCCTTCAAAGCTCTTCTCAGAACAAATGACAGCGTGTCTTTCAAGCTGCTGGCCCTCATGACCCATACCCAGGGCCTTTTCCCACTTCAGTGCTAGCAGCCTGCAGTTCAAGACGCTACCTGAATTCCCTGCTAACAACTGctgtttccccctcttccctgaTCCATTATTTCAGGAATCGAGGCCCTGAAGTTGGTCACCAGGCGATACGCCCGCCAGCAGAACAAATGGGTCCGGAACCGTTTCTTAAGACGTAAGTGCCTCTTCCCTGCTTCAGCATCCCTTGGCCAGAGAGAGCAGCGGGGAAGCAGGTTTCGCTCCCCATCTCTGCTTCCTGCAGAGGGCCCCATCTCTGCTTCCTGCAGAGGGCCGTACTCTTTGCTTGCTTCGCTACCTTGTCTCCTCTATTTCTCCTCAACAAGGTTTGAGCCCAAGCAGGACTTTGCTTTGGAAGCTGCTTTCTGCCAGAGCTCGAACCTTGTGCTATGAATAAAGATTGGGCCTTGGCCCTGCATGGCCCCAGATCCCCTGATCTTGGAAaccaagcagggtcagtcctggcatgggagacctccaaggaagtccagggctgcaactcagaagaaggccatggctaaccacctctgaacggCTTGCTTTGAAGACCCTGCAAGTTTGCCATGAGCCAGTGCCAACATGGTGGCGCTTTCCACCACCAGTAAAGATTGGAGTGCCTCTGAGCGAGTGCAGAGTGCCTTCCTCTTCCTTACTGAGTAACAACCACCACCCTGGGCAGAGGATTTGGCATCCTGAGAGGTTGGGACCCCCAACTTCAGCCATAACTCTGATCTCAGATCACCAAGGCTCctagctagaatcatagaataacaaagttggaatggacctcctgggtcatctagtccaaccccctgcactatgcaggacactcacagccctatcgctcatccactgtaacctgcccccccccccccgacgctcacagaatcagcctctccgtcagatggctacccagcctctgtttaaaaatctccaaagatggagaactcaccacctcttgaggcagcctgttccactgagaaactttcCAGGACCTGGCTGCTTACTGCCTTTCAGCCCAGAAGAACCCAAAAAACACCTGGTAGTGTGGTCTGTTCCTACAGGATGTGTCCCTGGAACACAGGATTCGACTTTGCCAGGCCCAGAGCATTGCTGTGTTTTAGTCCAGAGGCTGCCTGGCCTCGAATAAGGGGCTGGCTCGGCCCACCAAGCCCAATTCCTGCTCTCCTCTGAACGAGACCTCTCCCCCTGCCATGGCTCCTGCCTTTTCCCCAAGCCGGAGCAGAAGGCCCGCCTGGCAGCTGCCCTTCCATATCCGATTGGCTCGCCGTGTTGGCTCTGGCGGGGAGCCAGCAGGACTTCCCTGGCTTCCTCCCGGCTTGGAGCAGAGCCAGGGCTGGCAGCTGGGAGCCCAGCGCCTGATGAAAGGCTCCTGGTGGGGTCAGGAGAAGGGCGGGGGAAGCTGTGCAGAAacctgaggaaggaaagggagtctttttctttttggaaggATCGAAGAGTCTTTTCGCCGGCCAGCTGTACGGCACCCTGTGCTCACCTTTCACTGAGCAGCCGACAGGTGTGCCTCGGGTTGGGTTTTGTGGTCCTGGTAGTAATCGGCATCACCTGCTCAGAGGTTGGCACCCAGCCCCTCTCGGGACGCCTTTTGTCCCAACTGCTGTTGAACTTGGGCCAGGCAGCTGACAGGTGAGAGCAGTGTTTGGCACCCAAATCCATAGGAGCCACCAGCTGGCTCCTGTGGACATGTCCTATGGGCCCAGCCCTCCCTGCTTCTCCAGCATAGCCTTTGGCAAACCGATTCCAATCCTTGCGTTGGGGGAGACAGGGTTTAAACATTATCCAAGCATCTGGACCTCAGATTTCGAGATCGAGTCACGATCCAGTGCATTGTTTCAAACGGAGAGCTCTTGCAGGTGCGATTCTGAAATAGACCCCTCCCTTGCAAGTTATCTTCGCTGCTCTCTGGCCCCTGTTCGCACTgggatctccacccccccccccccgagttagcAAAGCTGCTATTGTTAATTTGTCCGAGGCAGAGCGTGGCCTTGAGTGCATGGCCCCagctagccccatctcatcttgtctcaggagctaagcaggattggttggccctggttggttctcggatgggagatcaccaaggaagtccagggctgcctgGACCACCTGgttgtgtcttgccttgaaagccctataggGTCACCATCTGTTGGCGATGACTCGATGGCACTTTCTCGTGAAGGGTCAGGTGAGCACCTCAGCTTTCCTGTCCCTAGGGCTCTCCATTCCGTCAGCCTTTGCTTTGCTTCTCAGAAGTGTCTATGGGTAGGACTGAGTCTCAGAAGAATAGCTTGTCTCGGAGTGACTCCTAATATCTCTGCTGTCCTTCCTCCATGGCAAGACGCAGATTTTGGAATCTTGTTGACCTCCAGTGTTTCCTTCTCTGTCCAGGCCCGGGACCCAACGCTCCCCTTGTGTATGGCTTGGAAGTCACTGACCTTTCTCGGTGGGAGGAGAAAGTGCTGGAACCAGCCACCCAGATTGTGGACAGCTTTCTCCAGGTAATGAAGAGGCACCTGGATATGAACCAAGGagtgaaggggaaaggggaagggggtggtGTTTTCCAGGCCAACACATGACTGTGAGCTTTTGGACCTTGTGGCTGGGGAATTTGGGAAGCTGATGGGAATAGAAAGGTAGCTTTATCGAAGCTGAGGGGAGGGTCAGCTGTCCCAATTGTCAAGATTAGCATGATCCTCACAGAACCGCATGCCTTCTGCAAAAACCAGATATTCTTTGATGCCTGAGGGTGTGTAGAATTAtgataattttatattttataacccGACCTTCCCTAGTTGGCTCCGGGCGGGTAACACTGTGTGTTCAAAGAGTCAGTACAGAATGACATATATAAAAAGATttatccgttttgaaattgtgttAAAAACCACTTCCTCTTCAGTTAAAAATCATTTCTGAGGATCTTAGACAGTGTTAGATGGATTtgattgggtgggtgggtgggttgtcaAGCAGGGAGACCAGCCTCTGTTTGGCATTattgctggcctcaaccgtaggcctggtggagcagctctCCCCTacagaactgttgaaggtcctggaggtccctgatctcaccaggcagagtgttctaccaggtcggggccagggccctggttgaggccagtcttacCTCTTTGGGGCCCGGGCCCTGGGTGAATCCAGTCTTACCTCTTTGGGGCCCGGGCCCTGGGTGAATCCAGTCTTACCTCTTTGGGGCCCGGGCCCTGGGTGAATCCAGtcttacctctttggggccagggccctggtttaggccagtcttacttctttggggccagggaccgtGATTTTTATTGCTTGATCCTAAATCtctttgatgagcctcttgtggcgcagagtggtaaggcagccgtctgacagctttgcccataaggctgggagttcaatcccagcagccggctcaaggttgactcagccttccatccttccgaggtcggtaaaatgagtacccagcttgctggggggtaaacggttatgactggggaaggcactggcaaaccaccccgtattgagtctgccaagaaaacgctagagggcgtcaccccaagggtcagacatgactcggtgcttgcacaggggatacctttacctttacctttaaatctctttgaggggcataggtagTCCCATAGAGGCACTCTTATTATTtatggacctggcattgcataacaCCAATGTTGGAGAGAGGCTATTTTATCTCCCTCATGTCTCAGGATGGGATGAAGGTTAGAAGGGGTGCGAGCATTCCCGTATCTCCCACCCCTTTGTTTAGACCACCTGCTCCCACCAACATACTTCCCCTGTCCCCCAATTACTCCAACATGCTATACTGAATCTGTTACTATTAAAGCCATACTATCCAAGGTAGGCcgcataatctctctctctctctctctctctctctctctctcacacacacacacacacacacacacacacacacacacacacacacacacacagaatctgagccttcccaaccagcatcgCCTGTATCTGATGAGGCttcagctataaaatgtgctTCCTCAGCCTCTTGATCACAGCATCCAGACACTGTCCTGACAGAGAGAGGGCTGTTCTAGAGGCTTGTTCAATGTGATGTGTCGCTGAGATCCATCAGAATGCATCAGGGCAGGAGGCAGTGCTGGCAGCTTTGGTAGAAATTCCTCACTGGAGACAGGGATCCAGctaaagggagaggggaggtggcCCTTTAAGGAATGCCCTTTAAGGAATGCCACAGCAAGAGAGTCTGAAGTCTCCTGTCTCTGCTCCCTCACAAAGGGCCGGCAACCTTTGGTGGAGCCCATCAAAATAGAAGGCGAGCCAGAAGAGAACAAGCGGAGAGGCCACGAGTGTGCAGTGTGCAACAGAATCATCATTGGGGACCGAGAATGGAAAGGTGAGGTTTGCAGCTGGGGGGAATGAAAAGGTCATTCTTAAACAGGCTGGTTAGAATCGAGGGTGGGGTTGAAGTCTACTGGGCACAGCTTGGCACAAGTTGATCACTGGGCACAGCTCTtgcaaacaaagaagaagaagaagagttggttcttctctgccgcttttccctacccgaaggaggctcaaagcggcttacagtcgccttccctttcctctccccacaacagacaccctgtggggtgggtgaggctgagagagccctgatatcactgcccggtcagaacagttttatcagcaccgtggcaagcccaaggtcacccagctggttgcatgtgagggagcgcagaatcgaacccggcatgccagattagaagtccgcactcctaaccactacaccaaactggctcttgctgGTGCCACGTGTTCATTGTTTACAACTGGGATGTAACAGCAGCCAGGAGCAAGCCTAGCCATAAGCAGCCATCTgctgtttcttcctcctttcctgtccTATCATTCCCTCTTCTCACATGATGTAGCAGCAAAAGCTCTCCCCTCCCTAGCCAAAGGAGCCAGGAGACAGACCTTGCTTGCTGTGTTACTATAGTTTTTTCAAGTATCTGAGAGCCTCATATTATTAGTGTTTATTACATTTCTAAACCGCCCTTCCGAGGTCAGATCAGGGCAGTGTACGTACATAATCATACGTGATCCCCTCTGCTGACTGATGTGGTACATTCCATCCTCACTCCATACATGTGTCGGCCAGGGGCATAATCCTGACTCTCTTTTGCTGGGTAATGCCCAGGACcggaagcattttaaaaaatgcgcAGGGAGTTTAATTGCACGGATGATTTGCACAGCTTGAAGCTTGGAAAGCAGCAATTCTATTGTTTTCCTCTTGTTCCAACTTCTTCTCAGGTGTATGCCtgccgtgtgtgtgtttgttttcgaAAATGATATCCtttattcagttttttttttttttttttttacaaatcagtCTCCTGAATGGCTCTCTGTGTGATATCTTTTTCGGCAGCTCACATAAAATCCAAGTCCCATCTTTTCCACTTGAGGAAATTGCTAAGATCGCAGTTGGAGCCCCACTTGCCAAAATGCCGGAGCAGCGACACAGAGACTCCTCAAACCTGCACCGAAGCATCAGCAGGGAACTTGGAAGCCTGCAAAACGTAGCCCAGTCATCAGTGGGGGCTCTCACATTTTGGCCAGATTTGGGCAGGAGTCCACCTTCATCACACAAACAAATGGAGAATCTAACCTGTCTGGGATCGCTAGCCTGAAAGTCGCAAGCTATTTTGTCTCCAGCCAGGAATAGGCTGCAAAGAATCAAGCTGACACTGGTTTGAATATGTTGGTGCCAGTTTATCTTTCTACTTTCATTTTAAAGATCATCGGTGGCTGTATTTTTGTATTGTAAAGCCATTAACAGTGCCTTTAGACTCTGAGGCCTCTATGTCTGCAAGAGCACGGGAAGCCAAAAGGCCCCTTCTGGGACATACACACAGAGTAGTGAACACCCACACAGCATGGTGATGTGGACCATGAGttctttccatcaccaccactcCACATCTTCTACTTTATAAGCATCTGTTCTCAAACATGGACAAATGGTGGCCCAGGAGGCAAATCAAGCCCACAGGAGATGTTTCTTCTGGCCCTCAAGCTACCCCGTGCCTGCTTAGGGCATCCACCTGCCAGAAAGCTGAAGCACTGGTTATCAGGCCAAAATATAGTTCAACAGCTTGAGGGATGCTGAGAGCAGCAGCATGGGCCCCATCTGCATCTCTGCCCGCTTTCAAGGGCTCCGAGTTAGATGCCAGCTCTGTGCTGGAAACAGAGCCAGCCTTCAACTTGGAGCCCTCAGAAGTAGGGGGAGATCAAAATGTGGCTCTGAGGCCCAAAACGTTTCCCATGGTGCAGCTCTTGGGTGGCTTTGTGTGTTCCCGTGAGGTAAAATTGA
Above is a window of Paroedura picta isolate Pp20150507F chromosome 5, Ppicta_v3.0, whole genome shotgun sequence DNA encoding:
- the TRIT1 gene encoding tRNA dimethylallyltransferase isoform X2: MISFVDPLVTDYNVVDFRNKATALIEDLFASKKVPIVVGGTNYYIESLLWKVLIDPEKKTRPLGLREGETDLRAELEKLDSQELYCRLKAVDPKMASMLHPHDKRKVARSLQVYEDTGFTHSELLQKQQEEEGGGPLGGPLKYPNPCILWLYAEQAVLEERLDARVDAMLAAGLLEELRDFHRQYNEEKVAGSCQDYQHGIFQSIGFKEFHKFLITEGKCPEEQSKKLLNQGIEALKLVTRRYARQQNKWVRNRFLRRPGPNAPLVYGLEVTDLSRWEEKVLEPATQIVDSFLQGRQPLVEPIKIEGEPEENKRRGHECAVCNRIIIGDREWKAHIKSKSHLFHLRKLLRSQLEPHLPKCRSSDTETPQTCTEASAGNLEACKT
- the TRIT1 gene encoding tRNA dimethylallyltransferase isoform X1; its protein translation is MAVAVARQLPLVVILGATGTGKSRLALQLGLRLGGEIISADSMQVYRGLDIITNKASREEQALCKHHMISFVDPLVTDYNVVDFRNKATALIEDLFASKKVPIVVGGTNYYIESLLWKVLIDPEKKTRPLGLREGETDLRAELEKLDSQELYCRLKAVDPKMASMLHPHDKRKVARSLQVYEDTGFTHSELLQKQQEEEGGGPLGGPLKYPNPCILWLYAEQAVLEERLDARVDAMLAAGLLEELRDFHRQYNEEKVAGSCQDYQHGIFQSIGFKEFHKFLITEGKCPEEQSKKLLNQGIEALKLVTRRYARQQNKWVRNRFLRRPGPNAPLVYGLEVTDLSRWEEKVLEPATQIVDSFLQGRQPLVEPIKIEGEPEENKRRGHECAVCNRIIIGDREWKAHIKSKSHLFHLRKLLRSQLEPHLPKCRSSDTETPQTCTEASAGNLEACKT